The Sulfurihydrogenibium sp. YO3AOP1 genome has a window encoding:
- a CDS encoding tetratricopeptide repeat protein, whose product MEQKITLIDACIAFLNAGDYEKAIEVGKLAVEKYPDNLVAYLCLGEAYYRTLKLDAAYEIFKKAESLTNKKENLMQIYSRIGQILENMNNLDDALTYYNKSLSLAKELGDTDIQAIALKGIASIYHQKGELDKALGHCQEYLSLEKNEKGKPIVYNNIGSIYYEKGNYQKAIENY is encoded by the coding sequence ATGGAACAAAAAATAACATTAATTGATGCATGTATAGCTTTCCTTAATGCTGGAGATTATGAAAAAGCTATAGAGGTCGGCAAATTAGCCGTTGAAAAATACCCTGATAATCTAGTGGCCTATCTTTGCTTAGGAGAAGCTTATTACCGTACTTTAAAACTTGATGCCGCTTATGAAATTTTTAAAAAAGCAGAAAGTTTAACAAACAAAAAAGAAAATCTAATGCAAATTTACAGTAGAATTGGTCAGATTTTAGAGAATATGAATAACTTAGATGATGCGCTTACATACTACAATAAAAGTTTAAGTTTAGCAAAAGAATTAGGTGATACAGATATACAGGCTATTGCACTAAAAGGCATTGCTAGTATATATCATCAAAAAGGAGAACTAGATAAAGCTTTAGGTCATTGCCAAGAGTATTTAAGTTTAGAAAAAAACGAAAAAGGAAAACCGATTGTCTATAACAATATTGGCAGTATATATTACGAAAAAGGTAATTACCAAAAGGCTATCGAGAACTATTAA
- a CDS encoding formate dehydrogenase beta subunit, which translates to MNKIFKVYVPKDFSSVSVGSDEVAEEIVNQAKKRNLDIEVIRNGSRGAYWLEPLVEVETEKGRVGYRNISIDDVESLFESKFYFGSQNHEKYVGLVEDLDFFKNQTRITFERVGLVDPLSIKDYQSNGGFLGLKKAISMKSEEIIEEIKKSGLRGRGGAGFPTGIKWETVFKTGSDKKYVVCNADEGDSGTFSDRMIMESDPFLLIEGMVIAGLAVGADEGYIYLRSEYPLAKEVLTKAIDLAYKNRYLGKNILGSGKDFDLEVYVGAGSYVCGEETALLESLEGKRGVVRPKPPYPAINGLWNKPTLINNVNTLATVPWIIREGGDKYFNYGVGKSRGTIAIQLSGNVKHPGLVEVPFGISIKDIVYGFGGGTKTGKKVKAALIGGPFGIYIPESMFDISIDYESLSKIGGTIGHGSIVVFDEEADLKYLARFAMEFCFIESCGKCAPCRIGSIRGLEILDKLLNQGRDERLISMFVDLSEVMINTSLCGLGGMAPKPILSLFKHFPEEFGLFKEDLEKFSF; encoded by the coding sequence ATGAACAAGATATTTAAAGTTTATGTTCCAAAAGATTTTTCTTCAGTCTCTGTTGGTTCTGACGAAGTAGCTGAAGAAATTGTAAATCAGGCTAAAAAGAGAAATTTAGATATAGAAGTTATAAGAAATGGCTCGAGAGGTGCATATTGGCTTGAGCCTTTGGTTGAAGTTGAAACAGAAAAAGGAAGAGTCGGTTATAGGAATATTTCTATTGATGATGTTGAAAGTTTATTTGAAAGCAAATTTTATTTTGGAAGTCAAAATCATGAAAAATATGTTGGATTGGTTGAAGATTTAGATTTTTTTAAAAATCAAACAAGGATTACTTTTGAAAGGGTTGGTTTGGTAGACCCTTTATCCATAAAAGATTACCAGTCAAACGGTGGTTTTTTAGGTTTAAAAAAAGCAATTTCTATGAAATCAGAAGAAATCATTGAAGAGATAAAAAAATCTGGTTTAAGAGGTAGAGGAGGAGCTGGATTTCCAACTGGAATAAAATGGGAAACCGTTTTTAAAACAGGCTCTGATAAAAAATATGTAGTATGCAATGCTGACGAGGGAGATTCTGGGACTTTTTCTGACAGGATGATAATGGAGTCAGACCCATTTTTACTAATAGAGGGGATGGTTATCGCAGGTTTGGCGGTAGGAGCAGATGAAGGTTATATTTACCTACGTTCAGAGTATCCTTTGGCTAAAGAAGTTTTAACAAAGGCAATAGATTTGGCATACAAAAACAGGTATCTTGGTAAAAATATCCTTGGCTCAGGGAAAGACTTTGATTTAGAAGTATATGTTGGTGCAGGTTCTTATGTTTGTGGAGAAGAAACTGCACTTTTAGAAAGCTTGGAAGGAAAAAGAGGCGTTGTCAGACCAAAACCTCCTTATCCTGCAATCAATGGTCTATGGAACAAGCCAACGCTTATAAATAATGTAAATACATTGGCAACAGTTCCTTGGATAATCAGAGAAGGTGGAGATAAATATTTTAACTATGGTGTAGGAAAATCAAGAGGAACAATCGCTATTCAGCTTTCGGGGAATGTTAAACATCCCGGATTAGTAGAAGTTCCTTTTGGTATTTCTATTAAAGATATTGTTTATGGTTTTGGTGGTGGAACAAAAACAGGAAAAAAAGTTAAAGCTGCATTGATTGGTGGTCCATTTGGTATTTATATTCCGGAAAGTATGTTTGATATTTCAATAGATTATGAATCACTATCTAAAATTGGAGGTACGATTGGTCATGGAAGTATTGTAGTTTTTGATGAAGAAGCTGATTTGAAATATTTAGCGAGATTTGCAATGGAATTTTGTTTTATAGAATCTTGTGGAAAGTGTGCTCCTTGCAGAATAGGTTCTATCAGAGGTTTAGAAATTTTAGATAAATTGTTAAATCAAGGAAGAGATGAAAGGTTAATAAGCATGTTTGTAGATTTATCAGAGGTAATGATAAATACATCTTTATGTGGTTTGGGTGGAATGGCACCAAAGCCAATATTAAGTTTGTTTAAACATTTCCCAGAAGAGTTTGGATTGTTTAAAGAAGACCTTGAAAAATTTAGTTTTTAG
- the purL gene encoding phosphoribosylformylglycinamidine synthase subunit PurL, with translation MEEKILKAHGLNVEEYKRIVELIGREPNEIELGIFGALWSEHCSYKSSKPFLKVFPTKADWVIQGPGENAGVVEIDDKYAVAFKIESHNHPSYIEPFHGAATGVGGIIRDILSMGARPIALMDSLRFGDIRKDGTRKGIKDAKPIVKRVVEGIGFYGNCIGVPTVGGEAVFDEVYAGNPLVNAFCLGVLEKDKMFRARATKVGQKMVMVGSSTGRDGIHGATMASAEFSEESESKRPNVQIGDPFFGKRLIECTLEVMEKGLIEGCQDFGAAGFAGSTSEFGAKSGMGVKVYLENVPLREEGMTPYEILLSESQERMLYAVNDENVEEVIKIAKKHGLEAAVIGETTDTKRMEVFYKGEKVADLPISAIVDDAPVYNRPRKEPEYLKQVKSFSQNNLPEVDLAEAIKKVLSSPTVAKKSWVYSQYDHEVGTNTVFKPGHDSAVLRLKWVVRPEVKTEKGIAISSDGNGRIVYLDPYEGGKRVVAEAVRNVYITGAKPLAITDCLNWGNPENPEIMWQFEQATKGMADACKELNTPVISGNVSLYNETVLSDERINIYPTPIVVAVGVLDKVEEAIPSFYQSVGDLIAIVGETEKGPNIAGSEYLKEIFNTVAGDIGQISFKTEKKLMEFIHKNKDKIKSAHDVSDGGLITALLEPAFREGQKLGLELNIETKYRPDFELFDELRSIVVISLKEDDLKILEKEAKKLGLGFKIVGKVLERDKILLKVNDKIILEEPLSNLKNLYENGLSKLMG, from the coding sequence ATGGAAGAAAAAATTTTAAAAGCCCATGGATTAAACGTTGAGGAATATAAAAGAATTGTAGAGCTGATAGGTAGAGAGCCAAATGAAATAGAGCTTGGAATTTTTGGAGCTTTATGGAGTGAGCATTGTTCATACAAATCTTCAAAACCATTTTTAAAAGTATTTCCAACTAAAGCTGACTGGGTTATTCAAGGACCTGGTGAAAACGCTGGAGTTGTTGAAATAGATGATAAATATGCAGTTGCTTTTAAGATAGAGTCTCATAACCACCCATCATATATTGAGCCATTTCATGGGGCAGCAACAGGTGTTGGTGGAATTATCAGAGATATTTTGTCAATGGGTGCAAGACCAATAGCTTTAATGGATAGTTTGAGATTTGGAGATATAAGAAAAGATGGCACAAGAAAAGGAATAAAAGATGCTAAGCCTATTGTTAAAAGAGTTGTTGAAGGAATTGGATTTTATGGCAACTGTATAGGGGTTCCTACGGTTGGTGGTGAGGCTGTATTTGATGAAGTTTATGCAGGAAATCCGCTTGTAAATGCTTTCTGTCTTGGAGTGTTAGAAAAAGACAAAATGTTTAGAGCAAGAGCTACAAAAGTAGGTCAAAAAATGGTAATGGTAGGGTCTTCTACTGGAAGGGATGGCATTCATGGTGCAACGATGGCATCGGCAGAATTTAGCGAAGAAAGTGAATCAAAAAGACCAAACGTTCAAATCGGAGACCCGTTCTTTGGAAAAAGATTAATTGAATGTACATTAGAAGTTATGGAAAAAGGATTGATAGAAGGATGTCAAGACTTTGGAGCTGCAGGGTTTGCAGGTTCAACTTCAGAATTTGGAGCAAAATCTGGAATGGGCGTCAAAGTATATCTTGAAAATGTTCCACTTAGAGAAGAAGGAATGACACCTTACGAGATATTACTATCAGAATCTCAAGAAAGAATGCTTTATGCAGTAAATGATGAAAATGTAGAAGAAGTTATAAAAATAGCCAAAAAACATGGACTTGAAGCAGCAGTGATTGGAGAAACAACAGATACAAAAAGAATGGAAGTATTCTACAAAGGAGAAAAAGTTGCAGACCTTCCAATCTCAGCTATTGTAGATGATGCACCCGTGTACAACAGACCAAGAAAAGAGCCTGAGTATCTAAAACAAGTCAAATCATTTAGCCAAAACAACCTTCCTGAGGTAGATTTAGCGGAAGCTATAAAAAAAGTTTTATCATCTCCAACAGTTGCTAAAAAATCATGGGTATACTCTCAATACGACCATGAAGTAGGAACAAATACAGTCTTTAAACCCGGTCATGATAGTGCAGTTTTAAGATTAAAATGGGTTGTTAGACCAGAAGTAAAAACAGAGAAAGGTATAGCAATATCTTCTGATGGAAATGGCAGAATCGTCTACTTAGACCCATACGAAGGCGGAAAAAGAGTTGTAGCCGAGGCGGTTAGAAATGTTTATATAACAGGAGCAAAACCACTTGCAATAACAGATTGTTTAAACTGGGGAAATCCAGAAAATCCAGAAATCATGTGGCAGTTTGAACAAGCTACAAAAGGAATGGCTGACGCATGTAAAGAGCTAAATACACCAGTTATAAGCGGAAACGTATCTTTATACAACGAAACAGTATTATCAGACGAGAGAATAAACATATATCCAACACCAATAGTGGTTGCAGTAGGAGTATTAGATAAAGTAGAAGAAGCGATACCGTCATTCTATCAATCAGTAGGAGACTTGATAGCAATCGTTGGAGAAACAGAAAAAGGGCCAAACATAGCAGGAAGTGAGTATTTAAAAGAAATCTTTAATACAGTAGCGGGAGATATAGGGCAAATTAGCTTTAAAACAGAAAAAAAGTTAATGGAATTTATCCATAAAAATAAAGACAAAATCAAATCAGCTCATGATGTTAGCGATGGTGGACTAATCACAGCTTTATTAGAGCCAGCATTTAGAGAAGGTCAAAAACTTGGTTTAGAGCTAAATATAGAAACAAAATACAGACCGGATTTTGAACTTTTTGACGAGCTTAGGTCTATCGTAGTTATATCATTAAAAGAAGATGATTTAAAAATATTAGAAAAAGAGGCTAAAAAATTAGGATTGGGCTTTAAGATTGTCGGTAAAGTTTTAGAAAGAGATAAAATTTTATTAAAAGTTAACGATAAAATCATACTTGAAGAGCCTTTAAGCAATTTGAAAAATTTATATGAAAATGGACTTAGTAAATTAATGGGTTAG
- the fdhF gene encoding formate dehydrogenase subunit alpha, producing MICRIFDDFGTPPSNSEKLITVEIDGKEVSVPEKTSVLRAAKMAGIDIPKLCSTDTLKPVGSCRLCIVEIEGKKGYPTACTTPVEEGMKVKTNSEKIQKLRRGILELYISDHALRCGICPANGSCELQRALSLVGVREFKYKKGLNHCDLPVDNSNPYFVFDPSKCIMCYRCVEACNEIQGTYALAVEGRGFNSKIKPGIDGLFINSECVSCGACVINCPTGALVEKKVVEHGRGNRFVKTVCPYCGVGCSFYAEVSGNNVIRMIPDKKGKANQGHACIKGRFAWYYIYSKGRITKPMIRKGINEPWRECTWEEVINFVANKFKSIQEKYGRYSIGAVTSSRCTNEETYLLQKLVRTAFRNNNVDNCARVCHAPTGYGLKTAFGTSAGTNEFNSVLKSDVIMIIGANITEGHPVFGSLVKRRVRDGAKLIVIDPRKIEISDSPHVKADIHLQLRPGSNVPLLNAMAHVIISENLEDEEFIKSRCDLETYERWKEFILKEENSPEYVEKITGVLASQIKEAARLYAKAEKGSIYYGLGITEHTQGTTAVYALANLAMITGNVGREGTGVNPLRGQNNVQGSNDMGSFPHDLSGYRHVSDQATRKLFEEAWNVDIDPEPGLRIQDMLQLAIDGKFKGIYLHGFDLVQSLTDTNYVIEALKSMELVVVHDLFLNETAKYAHVFIPGCSFLEKEGTFTNAERRVQLLKKVIKPMCDKQEWEVFCEIARVMGYDISYQNSQEIMEEISKLTLTYNGITYEKLEKFGGIQWPCNENAPYGTPTLHKDGFLIGKGKFFITGYIPSKEKISSNYPLILTTGRNLFQYNVGTNTRRTFNINFYKEDILEINPMDAKAKNIKDGDYVRLKGENGSIVIKAKITERVSPGVVFSTFHFPETKTNVLTKNNFDWATLCPEYKFTAVDVEPIEKPISESEPELKESGENIIIDMANRIGLFFEFYEKEDSIKAIVDHFKKFWHPLLREKLKQFKDDKALLQIVKEAIEILDSN from the coding sequence ATGATTTGTAGAATTTTTGATGATTTTGGAACTCCACCAAGCAATAGTGAAAAATTGATTACAGTTGAAATAGATGGCAAAGAAGTATCAGTTCCAGAAAAAACATCTGTTTTAAGAGCTGCAAAAATGGCTGGTATAGATATTCCAAAATTATGCTCCACAGACACACTTAAACCAGTTGGTTCATGTAGACTATGCATTGTAGAGATTGAAGGTAAAAAAGGATATCCGACAGCATGTACAACCCCCGTTGAAGAAGGAATGAAAGTTAAAACGAATTCGGAAAAGATACAAAAATTAAGAAGAGGAATATTAGAACTATATATTTCAGACCATGCTTTAAGATGTGGAATATGTCCGGCAAATGGCTCGTGTGAACTTCAAAGGGCCTTAAGCTTGGTTGGTGTTAGAGAATTTAAATATAAAAAAGGATTAAATCATTGTGATTTACCAGTGGACAATAGCAATCCATACTTTGTTTTTGACCCATCAAAATGTATTATGTGTTATAGATGTGTGGAGGCATGCAATGAAATTCAAGGAACATATGCTTTAGCAGTTGAAGGAAGAGGATTTAACTCTAAGATAAAACCCGGAATTGATGGGCTTTTTATAAATTCTGAATGCGTTTCCTGTGGAGCGTGTGTAATTAACTGTCCTACAGGAGCTCTTGTAGAGAAAAAAGTAGTTGAACATGGTAGAGGGAATAGATTTGTTAAAACTGTGTGTCCATACTGTGGCGTTGGATGTTCATTTTATGCCGAAGTCAGTGGAAATAACGTAATCAGAATGATTCCAGACAAAAAGGGTAAGGCCAATCAAGGCCATGCATGCATAAAAGGAAGATTTGCTTGGTATTATATATATTCAAAAGGCAGGATAACAAAGCCAATGATCCGTAAAGGCATTAATGAACCTTGGAGAGAATGCACATGGGAAGAGGTAATAAACTTTGTTGCTAACAAATTTAAGTCAATTCAGGAAAAATATGGTAGATATTCTATTGGGGCAGTTACTTCTTCAAGGTGTACAAACGAAGAAACATATTTATTGCAGAAACTTGTAAGAACTGCTTTTAGAAATAATAATGTTGATAACTGTGCCAGGGTATGCCACGCACCAACAGGATATGGCTTAAAAACAGCATTTGGTACATCTGCCGGGACAAATGAGTTTAATTCAGTTTTAAAATCTGATGTAATAATGATAATTGGAGCAAATATTACAGAAGGTCATCCTGTTTTTGGTTCCTTAGTAAAAAGAAGAGTTAGAGATGGGGCTAAACTAATTGTAATAGACCCAAGAAAAATAGAGATTTCAGACTCTCCTCACGTTAAAGCTGACATCCATCTTCAGTTGAGACCGGGTTCAAATGTTCCGCTTTTAAATGCTATGGCTCATGTAATCATATCTGAGAATTTAGAAGATGAAGAATTTATAAAATCAAGATGTGATTTAGAAACATATGAAAGATGGAAAGAATTTATTTTAAAAGAAGAAAATTCGCCAGAATATGTAGAAAAAATAACAGGAGTACTTGCAAGTCAGATAAAAGAAGCTGCAAGATTGTACGCAAAAGCAGAAAAAGGGTCAATATACTATGGTCTTGGAATAACCGAACATACACAGGGAACAACAGCAGTTTATGCTTTAGCCAACCTTGCTATGATTACAGGTAACGTTGGAAGAGAGGGAACAGGTGTTAATCCTCTAAGAGGTCAAAACAACGTTCAAGGTTCTAATGATATGGGGTCATTTCCCCATGACCTAAGTGGATACAGACATGTTTCAGACCAGGCAACAAGAAAATTATTTGAAGAGGCATGGAATGTAGATATAGACCCAGAACCCGGGTTAAGAATCCAAGATATGCTTCAGCTTGCAATAGATGGAAAATTTAAAGGTATTTATCTTCATGGTTTTGACCTAGTTCAATCGCTAACAGATACAAACTATGTTATTGAAGCATTAAAGTCAATGGAGTTAGTGGTTGTCCATGATTTATTTTTGAACGAGACAGCAAAGTATGCTCATGTATTCATTCCTGGATGCTCTTTCTTAGAAAAAGAAGGGACGTTTACAAACGCTGAAAGAAGAGTTCAACTTCTTAAAAAAGTCATTAAACCTATGTGTGATAAACAAGAGTGGGAGGTCTTTTGTGAAATAGCAAGAGTGATGGGATATGATATTAGCTATCAGAATTCTCAGGAGATCATGGAAGAAATATCGAAGCTAACCCTAACATACAACGGAATTACATATGAAAAATTGGAAAAGTTTGGAGGTATTCAATGGCCTTGCAATGAAAATGCTCCGTACGGCACTCCTACATTGCATAAAGATGGTTTTCTAATTGGAAAAGGAAAATTCTTTATTACTGGATACATTCCTTCAAAAGAAAAAATATCATCAAATTATCCATTGATTTTAACAACGGGAAGAAATCTATTTCAGTATAACGTTGGTACTAACACAAGAAGAACTTTTAATATCAATTTTTACAAAGAAGATATTTTAGAAATAAATCCAATGGACGCAAAAGCAAAAAATATAAAAGATGGAGATTATGTTAGATTAAAAGGTGAAAATGGTTCTATAGTAATAAAAGCAAAAATAACGGAAAGGGTTAGTCCCGGAGTGGTGTTTTCAACTTTCCATTTTCCTGAGACAAAAACAAATGTTCTAACAAAAAATAATTTTGATTGGGCAACACTATGTCCAGAGTATAAATTTACAGCTGTTGATGTTGAACCTATTGAAAAACCGATTTCAGAATCTGAGCCAGAATTAAAAGAATCGGGAGAAAATATAATCATTGATATGGCAAATAGAATTGGGTTATTTTTTGAATTTTATGAAAAAGAAGACAGTATTAAAGCAATAGTTGATCACTTTAAAAAATTCTGGCATCCTTTGTTGAGAGAAAAATTAAAACAATTCAAAGATGATAAGGCTTTATTACAAATTGTTAAAGAAGCAATTGAAATTTTAGACAGCAATTAG
- a CDS encoding tetratricopeptide repeat protein — MNLGEVYRDMKDYKNAEKYLSEGLEGVKRAGDEYFEAKGYSYFGDLYRDKGDKETARDYYTRAYNLFKSIGAEKNAKDVLNEAKKLDKSI, encoded by the coding sequence TTGAACCTTGGGGAAGTCTATAGAGATATGAAAGATTATAAAAATGCAGAAAAGTATCTTTCTGAAGGGCTTGAAGGTGTAAAAAGAGCAGGAGATGAATATTTCGAAGCAAAAGGTTATAGTTATTTTGGAGATCTTTACAGAGACAAAGGAGACAAAGAAACGGCACGAGATTACTATACTCGTGCATATAATCTTTTTAAATCTATCGGGGCAGAAAAAAATGCTAAAGATGTTTTAAATGAAGCGAAAAAATTAGATAAATCAATCTAA
- the dapA gene encoding 4-hydroxy-tetrahydrodipicolinate synthase encodes MFYGSVVALITPFKDGTLDRQGLKRLIEFHIENGTDAIVVAGTTGESPTLTYEEHELLIELAVGYSNKRIPIIAGTGANSTHEAITLTKFAEKVGADASLQVVPYYNKPTQEGIYQHFKAIAEETNIPLILYNIPSRTGVDMLPETFARLYGDFPNVIGIKEATGNVARVSETISLTNEDVLILSGDDALTLPMMAVGAKGVISVANNIIPKEISQMCKLALEGKFEEAKKIHNQYWDLFKVLFIETNPIPIKTAAYLMGLIESLELRLPLYTMSKSNEEKLKEVLRKHSLIK; translated from the coding sequence ATGTTTTATGGCTCTGTTGTTGCTTTAATTACTCCATTTAAAGATGGTACGCTTGATAGACAAGGATTAAAAAGATTAATAGAATTTCATATAGAAAATGGAACAGATGCTATAGTTGTAGCAGGAACAACAGGAGAATCTCCTACTTTAACATACGAAGAACATGAATTACTAATAGAACTTGCGGTTGGGTATTCAAACAAAAGAATTCCAATAATTGCCGGTACCGGTGCAAACTCAACTCATGAAGCCATTACTCTGACAAAGTTTGCAGAAAAAGTAGGGGCTGATGCTTCACTGCAAGTTGTCCCGTACTACAACAAACCAACACAAGAAGGTATATATCAACATTTCAAAGCAATTGCAGAAGAAACAAACATACCACTAATTTTATACAACATACCATCAAGAACCGGCGTCGATATGCTACCTGAAACATTTGCAAGATTGTATGGTGACTTTCCAAACGTTATTGGAATAAAAGAAGCAACAGGTAATGTAGCGAGAGTTTCAGAAACTATATCCTTGACAAATGAAGATGTTTTAATATTATCCGGAGATGATGCATTAACACTACCGATGATGGCAGTAGGTGCAAAAGGTGTTATATCTGTAGCTAACAACATAATTCCAAAAGAAATATCTCAGATGTGCAAGCTTGCATTGGAAGGAAAGTTTGAAGAGGCTAAAAAAATTCACAATCAGTATTGGGATTTATTTAAAGTTTTATTCATTGAGACAAACCCAATTCCTATAAAAACAGCTGCATATCTCATGGGCTTAATTGAAAGCTTAGAATTAAGACTTCCACTTTATACAATGTCTAAATCTAATGAAGAGAAATTAAAGGAAGTTCTCAGAAAACATTCGTTAATAAAGTGA
- the tsaE gene encoding tRNA (adenosine(37)-N6)-threonylcarbamoyltransferase complex ATPase subunit type 1 TsaE produces the protein MERIIVKNLEELDKLTKEIAKNLKGNEIILLEGDLGAGKTTFTKYLLKNLGVDEHITSPTFTVMNQYESPNFDIYHIDMYRVNDIDISDLIGNGLIVIEWPKIEIRCDDCKVIKIKIEPLEDDSRIFEINQ, from the coding sequence ATGGAAAGAATCATAGTAAAGAATTTAGAAGAATTAGATAAGCTAACAAAAGAGATTGCCAAAAATCTAAAAGGAAATGAGATAATACTCCTTGAAGGAGACCTTGGAGCTGGCAAAACTACTTTTACAAAGTATTTACTAAAAAATCTTGGAGTTGATGAGCATATAACCTCTCCAACCTTTACAGTCATGAATCAATACGAAAGTCCAAATTTTGATATCTATCACATTGATATGTATAGAGTTAATGATATTGATATTTCTGATTTAATTGGCAATGGTTTAATCGTTATTGAATGGCCAAAAATCGAGATAAGATGCGATGATTGTAAAGTTATAAAAATAAAGATTGAGCCATTAGAAGATGATTCTCGTATTTTTGAGATTAATCAATAG
- a CDS encoding NAD(P)H-dependent oxidoreductase subunit E, producing the protein MFDIDKEFENLKNKKNGFIPLLHSIQNHYGYIPIEFVEILAKRLNLSKAEIWGVITFYSDFKTKKPGKNIIKVCRSESCIANGGLEIQKYLKSKLNINFKETTEDGKFTLEEVFCFGNCGCGPSVMINNKLYGRVSLKKLEELLKNLSGDKNEQDI; encoded by the coding sequence ATGTTTGATATAGATAAAGAATTTGAAAATCTTAAAAATAAAAAGAACGGTTTCATACCATTATTACATTCCATCCAGAATCACTATGGATATATACCCATTGAATTTGTAGAAATTTTAGCTAAAAGGTTAAATTTATCAAAAGCTGAAATTTGGGGAGTAATAACATTTTATTCTGATTTTAAAACTAAAAAACCGGGAAAAAATATAATAAAAGTTTGCAGGTCTGAGTCTTGTATTGCAAACGGCGGGTTGGAAATACAAAAATATCTCAAATCAAAGCTTAACATAAACTTCAAAGAGACAACGGAGGACGGGAAGTTTACCCTTGAAGAGGTATTCTGCTTTGGCAACTGTGGATGTGGTCCTTCTGTAATGATAAATAACAAGCTTTATGGAAGAGTTTCTTTAAAAAAATTAGAAGAATTATTAAAAAATCTTTCTGGAGATAAAAATGAACAAGATATTTAA